The Faecalibacter sp. LW9 genome has a segment encoding these proteins:
- a CDS encoding LysR substrate-binding domain-containing protein, with the protein MTLVQLQYVLAVAEFKNFTIAADKSFVTQPTLSMQIQKLEKELNIEIFDRTSHPIKITQIGEKIVAQAKTILMEANRMKHLVNEEKGLLEGDFVIGVIPTILPSLVPLFYKTFQKNNPKSNLIIKELQTDKIIKGIKDGSLDFGIVVSPLYEDQIMEKPLYYEPLVAYVPPMHRLSHNDKILESDLDTADLLILQEGHCFRNNVLALCDASKLKHRPIKLESGSFDALIKLANDGYGMTLLPSLVADDLPEDYRKNIKHFEAPVPTREVSLIYHQSQLRDSFEKELVNTIQSILRGKIFLEKDVKLDSTLISLPKK; encoded by the coding sequence ATGACACTAGTACAATTACAGTATGTGTTAGCAGTTGCCGAGTTCAAGAACTTTACGATTGCAGCTGACAAATCGTTTGTTACTCAGCCTACATTGAGTATGCAAATACAGAAGTTGGAGAAAGAGTTAAACATCGAAATCTTTGACCGAACATCTCATCCAATTAAGATTACTCAAATTGGAGAAAAAATTGTAGCGCAAGCGAAAACAATTTTAATGGAAGCGAATCGAATGAAGCACTTGGTAAACGAAGAAAAAGGTTTATTAGAGGGCGATTTTGTGATTGGAGTTATTCCAACCATTTTACCTTCATTGGTGCCATTGTTTTACAAAACATTTCAAAAAAATAATCCGAAGTCAAATCTAATCATCAAAGAATTACAAACGGATAAAATTATTAAGGGAATCAAAGATGGTTCATTGGATTTTGGTATTGTGGTTTCTCCATTATATGAAGATCAAATCATGGAAAAACCATTGTACTATGAGCCATTAGTAGCTTATGTGCCGCCAATGCATCGATTATCGCATAACGATAAGATTTTAGAATCGGATTTGGATACTGCAGATTTATTGATTCTACAGGAAGGTCATTGTTTCCGTAATAATGTACTGGCATTATGTGATGCATCTAAATTAAAACATCGTCCGATTAAATTAGAAAGTGGAAGTTTTGATGCTTTGATCAAATTGGCGAACGATGGCTATGGCATGACTTTATTGCCATCATTAGTAGCAGATGATTTACCAGAAGATTACCGTAAAAATATCAAGCATTTTGAAGCTCCTGTGCCGACGCGTGAGGTATCGTTAATTTATCATCAATCCCAATTAAGGGATTCGTTTGAAAAAGAATTAGTCAATACCATTCAAAGTATTTTAAGAGGGAAAATTTTCTTGGAAAAAGATGTGAAATTAGATTCTACATTAATTTCATTACCCAAAAAATAA
- a CDS encoding ABC transporter ATP-binding protein, whose product MNSNNAQNKFDFIGLKRVITLGMNQSKGLFLTVIAIAVFSACFSVYRPYLTGDVIDHYILSKDLPGLKIEIIKLIVILVFESILAFFTVYLANVVAQRVIKTLRVRLYNHLIRFKLAYFDRTPNGVLVTRSVSDVETIAEVFNDGILVLLGDALKIIFIVAMMYYMNWVLATIVIVILPLMMIITRYFQKALKDVYQDERTLVAKLNTFVQERLTGMNIIQVFNRQQAEYNKFVSINSDLKKNYLKTVLYFSLLFPVVDIVSALATGSLIWFGGLRTATAGDVTVGNLIAFTQFITMLTTPMRAIAERFNSIQRGLVGADRVFTILDADETLPNTGKQKLETVKGQIDFENVVFSYVPNNPVLKGISFTTNPGETIAIVGSTGAGKSTIINLLSRFYDIDSGAIKIDGINIYDMDLVNLRHHVAVVLQDVFLFNTTIYDNIVLGNTNISLDEVKEAAKIIGIHDFIESLPKGYDSEVSERGATLSVGQRQLISFLRAYIYNPEILVLDEATSSIDTHSEELIQMATEKLTEGRTSIVIAHRLATIQNADKIIVMDNGMIVEQGTHESLLEKKGYYANLYEVQFSKVNN is encoded by the coding sequence ATGAACTCAAATAACGCTCAAAATAAATTTGATTTTATAGGCCTAAAGCGTGTCATTACGTTAGGAATGAACCAAAGTAAAGGACTCTTCTTAACGGTAATTGCTATTGCTGTATTTAGTGCTTGTTTTTCAGTCTATCGTCCTTATTTAACTGGAGATGTAATCGATCATTACATTTTGTCCAAGGATCTTCCCGGATTAAAAATAGAAATCATCAAGTTGATTGTGATTTTGGTTTTCGAAAGTATCTTGGCCTTTTTTACAGTTTATCTTGCCAATGTTGTGGCTCAACGTGTGATTAAAACATTACGTGTGCGTTTGTATAATCATTTGATTCGATTCAAATTAGCTTACTTTGATCGTACGCCTAATGGAGTTTTGGTAACCCGTTCGGTATCGGATGTGGAAACCATTGCTGAGGTTTTTAATGATGGGATATTGGTCCTATTAGGTGATGCTTTAAAGATCATCTTTATCGTGGCCATGATGTATTATATGAACTGGGTATTGGCTACAATTGTCATTGTGATTTTACCTCTTATGATGATCATCACGCGTTATTTCCAAAAAGCACTTAAAGATGTATATCAGGATGAACGTACATTGGTAGCAAAATTAAATACGTTTGTCCAAGAGCGACTAACGGGTATGAATATCATTCAAGTGTTTAACCGACAACAAGCGGAATACAATAAGTTTGTGAGCATTAACAGTGATTTAAAGAAAAACTATTTAAAAACAGTTTTATATTTTTCACTTTTATTTCCTGTGGTTGATATTGTATCGGCTTTGGCAACAGGAAGTTTAATTTGGTTTGGTGGATTACGAACTGCTACTGCAGGAGACGTAACTGTAGGAAACTTGATTGCTTTTACACAATTTATTACAATGCTGACGACACCCATGCGTGCGATCGCAGAACGTTTCAACTCCATTCAGCGTGGGTTAGTTGGAGCCGACCGTGTATTCACAATTTTAGATGCCGATGAAACATTGCCTAATACTGGAAAACAAAAATTAGAAACCGTAAAAGGTCAAATAGATTTTGAAAATGTAGTGTTTTCTTATGTCCCTAATAATCCTGTATTGAAGGGAATTTCTTTTACAACTAATCCAGGGGAAACCATTGCGATTGTAGGATCAACGGGTGCAGGAAAATCGACAATTATCAATTTATTAAGTCGTTTTTATGATATTGATTCGGGTGCGATTAAAATTGATGGAATCAATATTTACGATATGGATTTGGTGAATTTACGTCATCATGTCGCTGTTGTTTTACAAGATGTTTTCTTATTCAATACGACCATTTATGATAACATTGTGTTAGGAAATACCAATATCAGCCTAGATGAGGTAAAAGAAGCTGCAAAAATTATTGGTATTCATGATTTTATTGAATCCCTACCCAAAGGGTATGATTCAGAAGTAAGCGAACGTGGAGCAACATTGTCGGTCGGACAACGTCAATTGATTTCATTTTTAAGAGCATATATATATAATCCTGAAATTTTGGTTTTAGACGAAGCTACATCTTCTATTGATACGCATTCAGAAGAATTAATCCAAATGGCTACTGAAAAATTAACAGAAGGTCGTACTTCTATTGTAATTGCGCACCGTTTAGCGACTATTCAGAACGCGGATAAAATCATTGTTATGGATAACGGAATGATTGTTGAACAAGGTACGCATGAAAGTTTATTAGAAAAGAAAGGCTACTACGCGAATTTGTATGAAGTTCAATTCTCAAAAGTCAATAATTAA
- the truA gene encoding tRNA pseudouridine(38-40) synthase TruA, translated as MRYFLELAYNGKDYFGWQIQPHQISVQEAIETRLSKILGQTISIVGAGRTDSGVHAKKMYAHFDYEGELKKDLVKHLNSFLPKDIAIYKIHQMHPEAHARFDATSRSYHYFISPYKNPFAFESSWVFNRELDLDRMNDAAQLLIKKGDFGSFAKLHTDVKTNICDVREAFWFVNEQGQYVFQITADRFLRNMVRAIVGTLVEVGIGKITKENLARIIEDQNRGSAGASAPAQGLYLVDVQYPTELFINELK; from the coding sequence TTGCGATACTTTTTAGAATTAGCATATAACGGAAAAGATTACTTCGGATGGCAGATTCAGCCTCATCAAATTTCAGTACAAGAAGCCATAGAAACACGTTTGTCTAAAATTTTAGGTCAAACGATAAGTATTGTGGGGGCTGGTCGTACCGACTCGGGAGTACATGCCAAGAAAATGTATGCCCATTTTGATTATGAAGGAGAATTAAAGAAAGATTTGGTAAAACACTTAAATTCGTTTTTACCCAAAGATATAGCCATATACAAAATTCATCAGATGCATCCCGAGGCTCATGCCCGCTTTGATGCGACTTCACGATCTTATCATTATTTTATTTCACCTTATAAAAATCCATTTGCTTTTGAGAGTTCTTGGGTATTTAATCGTGAATTGGACTTGGATCGTATGAATGATGCCGCTCAATTGTTAATTAAGAAAGGAGATTTCGGAAGTTTTGCTAAATTGCATACAGATGTAAAAACAAATATTTGCGATGTTCGTGAAGCCTTTTGGTTTGTGAACGAGCAAGGTCAATATGTTTTTCAGATTACAGCGGATCGTTTTTTACGCAATATGGTTCGTGCCATTGTAGGAACATTAGTGGAGGTCGGGATAGGTAAAATCACAAAAGAGAATTTAGCACGTATTATTGAAGATCAAAACCGAGGTTCCGCAGGAGCTTCTGCACCCGCACAAGGTTTATATCTTGTGGATGTGCAATATCCAACAGAATTATTTATCAATGAACTCAAATAA
- a CDS encoding metallophosphoesterase family protein, which translates to MKKILLLSDTHSYMDDRILDYAQNADEIWHAGDIGDLKIMDELEKIKPVRAVYGNIDDQTIRSVYPLNNRFTIEGVDVWITHIGGYPGKYNPKIKKEIIANPPKVFICGHSHILKVMPDKALGLIHLNPGAVGKHGFHQVRTMLRFEVNQGKLENLEVIEFKK; encoded by the coding sequence TTGAAGAAAATCCTTTTACTTTCCGATACGCATTCGTATATGGATGATCGAATTTTAGATTATGCACAAAATGCAGACGAAATATGGCATGCGGGTGACATTGGCGATCTAAAAATTATGGATGAATTGGAAAAAATAAAACCCGTACGTGCGGTTTACGGAAATATTGACGATCAAACCATTCGTTCCGTCTATCCGTTAAATAATCGATTCACCATTGAAGGAGTTGATGTTTGGATTACCCACATTGGTGGATATCCAGGGAAGTACAATCCTAAAATCAAAAAGGAAATCATCGCCAATCCTCCAAAAGTTTTTATTTGCGGACATTCTCATATTTTAAAAGTGATGCCCGATAAAGCGTTAGGCTTAATTCATCTCAATCCTGGAGCTGTGGGGAAACATGGCTTTCATCAAGTGCGTACCATGCTTCGTTTTGAAGTCAATCAAGGCAAGTTAGAAAACTTAGAAGTCATCGAATTCAAAAAATAA
- a CDS encoding alpha/beta hydrolase encodes MSLNNWLYSLLMIVMITSCTVSHNVPTSQVPNNFINPNITSAYVDQNGNFFPNQWKDKFGNPSKNATRKEYSLMKIATESGFEEELTKFETTQLKGFSNRIKNKKRIIIFVHGINNDYMTSLVNYNKARSLMDVDLHKDEIVNFYWDGLKTSSIFGAAKVWISATTNSQLAGEFGLRRILNSIKNKEVYIISHSRGASVVLSALKNPVLKNNEKRIVKKFHHVDIEDEDPLQENENKIFSIMLAPAIGADDFKDENGEFKSFTAQLKTIHSTINQTDFVLGKGKTGILSKRLTSTDFGFNPETQQMIAEQYHLCDATDFTGQKSHDFKDYINNPKFKEILRKFKLAK; translated from the coding sequence ATGAGTTTGAATAATTGGTTGTATAGCCTACTAATGATTGTTATGATAACTTCATGTACAGTGTCTCATAATGTTCCTACTTCCCAAGTTCCAAATAATTTCATCAATCCGAATATCACAAGTGCATATGTAGATCAGAATGGAAATTTCTTTCCTAACCAATGGAAGGATAAATTTGGTAATCCATCTAAAAATGCTACACGTAAAGAATATTCATTGATGAAAATTGCAACGGAAAGTGGATTTGAAGAAGAATTGACAAAATTTGAAACGACTCAATTGAAGGGGTTTTCTAATCGAATAAAGAATAAAAAACGCATTATCATTTTTGTTCATGGTATCAATAATGATTACATGACAAGTTTGGTAAATTATAACAAGGCACGTTCTCTTATGGATGTGGATTTGCATAAAGATGAAATTGTCAATTTCTATTGGGATGGACTTAAAACCTCAAGTATCTTCGGAGCTGCGAAAGTTTGGATTAGTGCAACAACCAATAGTCAGTTGGCGGGAGAATTTGGATTAAGACGAATTTTAAATTCCATAAAAAATAAAGAAGTGTATATCATCTCGCACAGCCGCGGAGCGTCAGTAGTACTGAGTGCATTAAAAAATCCTGTATTGAAAAACAATGAGAAACGAATCGTTAAAAAATTTCATCATGTGGATATAGAAGATGAAGACCCTTTACAAGAAAATGAAAATAAAATTTTTAGTATCATGTTAGCGCCAGCTATTGGTGCAGATGATTTTAAAGATGAAAATGGAGAATTTAAGTCGTTTACAGCTCAATTAAAAACCATTCACTCGACCATTAATCAAACGGATTTTGTATTAGGAAAAGGAAAAACGGGAATATTATCGAAACGTCTTACCTCTACCGATTTTGGTTTTAATCCAGAAACACAGCAAATGATTGCCGAGCAATATCATTTATGTGATGCGACGGACTTTACAGGTCAGAAATCCCATGATTTTAAGGATTACATCAACAATCCTAAATTTAAAGAAATTCTCCGTAAATTTAAATTAGCGAAATAA
- the mnmA gene encoding tRNA 2-thiouridine(34) synthase MnmA produces the protein MKRVVVGLSGGVDSSVTAYLLKEQGYDVIGLFMRNWNDASVTLEDECPWIEDSADALLIAEKLGIPFQVIDMSDSYKERIVDYMFNEYEQGRTPNPDVLCNREIKFDLFLKTALDLGADYVATGHYARKTSFIDEDGKEVFQLLKGLDNNKDQSYFLCQLSQEQLSKALFPIGGIEKPEVRRIAKEQGLVTADKKDSQGLCFIGKVSLPEFLQQQLKSKSGEIIEVAKDWKGFERTVPTFHSKYEALEFEARGYSYTKEDGEIVGQHQGAHYFTRGQRKGLGVGGKVEPLFVIDTDVKENVIYTGQGANHPGLLKKALFIKEEEIHWVREDLALKEGETKEIMARIRYRQPLQMATLHKAKEGLYVEFLNPQSAITEGQFCAWYIDDELIGSGVINY, from the coding sequence ATGAAAAGAGTTGTCGTAGGACTTTCTGGGGGAGTTGATTCAAGTGTAACAGCCTATTTGTTAAAAGAACAAGGGTATGATGTTATTGGATTATTTATGCGTAATTGGAACGATGCATCGGTAACGTTAGAAGACGAATGTCCGTGGATTGAAGATAGCGCTGACGCTTTATTAATTGCTGAAAAATTGGGAATTCCATTTCAAGTAATTGATATGTCTGATTCGTATAAGGAGCGTATTGTAGATTATATGTTTAATGAATATGAGCAGGGGCGTACTCCGAATCCAGATGTTTTATGTAACCGCGAAATCAAATTTGATTTATTCTTAAAAACAGCATTAGATTTAGGTGCAGATTATGTCGCAACGGGACATTATGCGCGTAAAACATCTTTTATTGATGAAGATGGGAAAGAAGTCTTTCAATTGTTGAAAGGATTGGATAACAATAAAGATCAATCGTATTTCTTATGTCAGTTATCACAAGAACAATTGTCGAAAGCATTATTTCCAATTGGAGGAATTGAAAAACCGGAGGTTCGTCGCATAGCCAAAGAACAAGGGTTAGTAACTGCGGATAAAAAGGATTCACAAGGATTATGTTTTATTGGGAAAGTTAGTTTGCCTGAATTTTTACAACAACAATTAAAATCAAAATCAGGAGAAATCATTGAAGTGGCTAAAGATTGGAAAGGTTTTGAACGAACAGTACCTACATTCCATTCGAAATATGAAGCTTTGGAGTTTGAAGCTCGTGGATATTCTTATACAAAAGAAGATGGTGAAATTGTAGGACAACACCAAGGTGCGCATTACTTCACAAGAGGACAACGTAAAGGTCTAGGTGTAGGAGGGAAAGTAGAACCATTATTTGTGATTGATACCGATGTGAAAGAAAATGTTATTTACACTGGTCAGGGAGCAAATCATCCGGGATTATTGAAAAAAGCATTATTTATCAAAGAAGAAGAAATTCACTGGGTTCGTGAAGATTTAGCTTTAAAAGAAGGAGAAACTAAAGAAATTATGGCGCGTATTCGCTACCGTCAACCGTTACAAATGGCTACATTACATAAAGCAAAAGAGGGGCTTTATGTCGAATTCTTAAATCCGCAATCCGCGATTACAGAAGGACAATTCTGCGCATGGTACATCGATGACGAGTTAATTGGTTCAGGTGTAATTAATTATTAG
- a CDS encoding Na+/H+ antiporter NhaC family protein produces MKSKQGSFWALLPLIVFILIYFTASIVLNDFYSVPAIVIFVFALVLAFLQFPKINFNSKIEAFCKGAGEETIVLMILIFLLAGAFGSLGSATGAVTSTVNLFVTLLPENFIVAGFFLIACFISVSLGTSVGTIVTLSPIAVELEKIIPGSTAILLGSIVGGAMFGDNLSFISDTTIAATRTQDVDMKSKFKSNFMIVLPAAIVSIVLYYLISQDLDVSHIQQQNLEYDLISIIPYVLVFGLAISGLNVIWSLIIGIVGFIGLGIFNNQIPVLEVIKSINTGFSGMFELSILCLIIGGVVGIVRYNGGLEFIIHLLTKNIRNKKQAELSIAGLIALADAALANNTIAILIVGPVAKEISDKHGLIPKQVASILDTVSCFVQGIIPYGAQVLSAVAVTKVVSTGLPTVSSLEVISNLYYQFLTGISLLVFIVFISPYTKKKNELM; encoded by the coding sequence ATGAAAAGTAAACAAGGAAGTTTTTGGGCATTGTTGCCTTTAATCGTCTTTATTCTAATTTATTTTACGGCATCCATTGTACTAAACGACTTTTATTCCGTTCCGGCTATTGTTATTTTTGTGTTTGCACTTGTACTAGCCTTTTTACAATTTCCTAAAATAAATTTTAATTCGAAAATAGAGGCGTTTTGTAAAGGAGCAGGGGAAGAGACCATTGTATTAATGATCCTCATTTTCTTATTAGCTGGTGCGTTTGGAAGTTTAGGCTCAGCGACTGGTGCAGTGACGTCAACGGTCAATTTATTTGTCACCTTATTGCCTGAAAACTTTATCGTTGCTGGATTCTTTCTAATCGCTTGTTTTATTTCGGTATCCCTTGGGACTTCAGTAGGAACAATTGTTACATTGTCCCCCATAGCTGTTGAGTTGGAAAAAATAATTCCGGGTTCAACTGCTATCTTACTAGGTTCTATTGTAGGAGGTGCTATGTTTGGGGATAACTTATCCTTTATTTCAGATACAACTATTGCTGCCACGCGTACCCAAGATGTGGATATGAAATCAAAATTCAAATCCAATTTTATGATTGTATTACCCGCTGCAATAGTTTCCATAGTATTGTATTATCTTATCAGTCAAGATTTGGATGTATCTCATATACAGCAACAAAATTTAGAGTATGATTTAATTTCGATTATTCCATATGTATTGGTTTTTGGACTTGCGATTTCAGGATTAAATGTGATTTGGTCATTGATAATTGGAATTGTAGGATTTATTGGCTTGGGAATCTTTAATAATCAAATTCCGGTGTTGGAGGTGATCAAAAGTATCAATACTGGTTTTTCGGGTATGTTTGAATTAAGTATTCTTTGTTTAATCATAGGGGGAGTTGTAGGAATCGTTCGCTATAATGGGGGATTAGAGTTTATTATTCATCTACTCACAAAAAATATTCGAAATAAGAAACAAGCTGAACTAAGTATTGCGGGATTAATTGCATTAGCTGATGCTGCACTGGCCAATAATACTATTGCCATTTTAATTGTAGGTCCTGTGGCCAAAGAAATTTCGGATAAACACGGATTAATTCCTAAGCAAGTAGCGAGTATTCTCGATACGGTTTCTTGTTTTGTACAAGGGATTATTCCCTATGGAGCACAAGTTTTATCAGCTGTAGCTGTTACGAAAGTCGTTTCTACAGGATTGCCTACAGTATCTTCTTTAGAGGTCATATCAAACTTGTATTATCAATTTTTAACCGGTATCAGTTTACTTGTTTTTATCGTTTTTATTTCACCTTATACAAAGAAAAAGAACGAATTGATGTAG